The DNA sequence GGTCTATAGATGGTCAGAACAGAAGGTGTCCAGGTCTATAGATGGTCAGAACAGAAGGTGTCCAGGTCTATAGATGGTCAGAACAGAAGGTATCCAGGTCTATAGATGGTCAGAACAGAAGGTATCCAGGTCTATAGATGGTCAGAACAGAAGGTATCCAGGTCTATAGATGGTCAGAACAGAAGGTATCCAGGTCTATAGATGGTCAGAACAGAAGGTGTCCAGGTCTATAGATGGTCAGAACAGAAGGTGTCCAGGTCTATAGATGGTCAGAACAGAAGGTGTCCAGGTCTATAGATGGTCAGAACAGAAGGTGTCCAGGTCTATAGATGGTCAGAACAGAAGGTGTCCAGGTCTATAGATGGTCAGAACAGAAGGTGTCCAGGTCTATAGATGGTCAGAACAGAAGGTGTCCAGGTCTATAGATGGTCAGAACAGAAGGTGTCCAGGTCTATAGATGGTCAGAACAGAAGGTGTCCAGGTCTATAGATGGTCAGAACAGAAGGTGTCCAGGTCTATAGATGGTCAGAACAGAAGGTGTCCAGGTCTATAGATGGTCAGAACAGAAGGTGTCCAGGTCTATAGATGGTCAGAACAGAAGGTGTCCAGGTCTATAGATGGTCAGAACAGAAGGTGTCCAGGTCTATAGATGGTCAGAACAGAAGGTGTCCAGGTCTATAGATGGTCAGAACAGAAGGTATCCAGGTCTAGATGTCCAGGTGGATGAAGCAGAGTGGTTGTTGGCATATCTTCCTGTCATTTGAGCCaggcagtcagtgtgtttgtgtggggagTGTGTAGGTGTTTGGCCCCTATCCTATCCTGCAATGCTGGACCTATTGACAGCTGAGAGCAGCTCCGAGAGCACAGTGGACTTGGTCGTGAGCCACACCTCCTCACTGGTCTCTATCATGCTGCCTCCCTCTGACTTATTCAATCGGTTCCCCCCACCTCTACCCGACTGACTGTGACCGGTTCCCCCCGCCTCTACCCGACTGACTGTGACCTAGggccacagcagagagagagaggggatcctatttagggccacagcagagagagagaggggatcctatttagggccacagcagagagagagaggggatcctATCTAGggccacagcagagagagagagagagagagaggatcctaTCTAGggccacagcagagagagagagagagaggatcctaTCTTGGTGAAATAAGTGTTATTTTCTCTCCTAAATAAGACACCATTCCTAAATCTGCGAGATAACACATTCTTCAGGCAATCTAAAAATGACCAAAACCTATCGATGAATACAATTATTACCAGTGGTACATAATGGTGCTTTGTGATTCTATACAGCACCATGTGATTCTATACAGCACCATCTCTTCAGTATCTATGTGATTCTATAGAGCACCATCTCTTCAGGACATTGTAAGAAGAACTCACCAGCAGTTGGGTAAGTTAAGGGTGATACTTCCCCCTATGGCCTCTCCAAAGGTGATGTACCCTATGGTCCCCAAGCTGATATAGAGGAAGGTGACGATGCCCATTCCCAGATATAGAACCATATTGAAACGCTGAGGCTTCTGCATCTTGTTCTCCAGGGGCAGGACCTGAGACATGGAGAGGAACAACGTTAGGTGACACCTCACCTTAAGTTGCCATTATACCTATGAAACTACACAGTTCTAACTGTAGTAGTATGTTGTAATAACATGTAATGTTAACATGTACACAGTAATATTTTTGCGGCATATGTTGAACATGAACAGTAATACGTTACCACTCCTATCCCCTCGAAAGCAAAGATGGCCGTTCCAAAGAAGAGAGGATAGTCTTTGGCATGACCCACCTTCGGCAGGCTGATACGATTTGGTATGTTCTGGAAATCACAGGGGAAAAAAAGGATACAAACAGTCAGGCAATCGAAAAAAAATGCATAACAGTTAACATAATTAGCAGTTCACATAATAGGGCTCTCCAGAagagcttcaatgcgccttggcgtagattctacaagtgtctaggactctgttggagggatgtgacaccattatTTCACACAAAATTCCATCATTTGATGTTTTGTTGATGCGGTGGTAACCCTGGCAAAGCACACAGCCCCACGGCAGAGGGCCCCCTACTGctgtagttttttttgttgtataTTTATTTCTTTTTATTATAGgaaattagctataaaactgcaacGTTGTGTCTTTCAGCCAGAAACGCACCCGTGTGGAAGcgtctgctttcaatatactttgcatCCCTCATTTACTCTAGTATTTTGTCAGTTACTCTCCATTTGCCCTCAGCATGCATTTTTCTTTCTCACCATTCTGAATGTCTTTTGCGTTAAAATAATGGGAACTTATCATGAAGTAGCTCACAGGTCTGCACCTACATCCATACCTCCCACATGTGGTCAGAGACAACCCTAGCCTTTTAGGGGCCCGAACCAACATTTTGTTGGGgcaattctactaattttgcCATTGACAGAGAATTTTTTTGTGCAATTTTACAGcaaatttcttgcaattctacacattttgaggTAGGGTGGAGACAcatttttgcagtttttaatatattTGATGATCAATGAGGGCCCCCGGTCGGTAGACCTTGATAACtataagtttagatagctggctgctAGACTAACTACAAAGTGTTAGGGCTagcatttgtttattaggctactgtgcagtctggcaagtaaacatagcctacaatacacactgtagtaaacatgggaaagtgcctaattcctcACATAAGAGAGAGCAGGCTATCTCCAGACTTTCTCCTTGACCTCAAGTACCTTCAATAATGGCTGTACTAGAAAATGCGGGAACGCGGGAGACCGGGGGTTCAATTCACCGACATGGAGGACGGAGTAGGCGGTccttgtcaataagaatttgtgattgattccatatgtgttatttcatagttgtgatgtcttcgttattattctacaatgtaggaaatagtcaaaataaagaaagatcctggaatgaataggtgtgtcaaaacttttgattggtacttgcataattcatttgattaatattatcaTATTtctattccataaaaaaaaaaactctgggtttccgttaggatagaatggaaaatatggcgctgtacaacctGCCGGTCGGCAGCACAGTACTGTGCTgtgctatttagctaaagaatcccctTGTGCGTGCAGGAGACCGGGATTCAATTCCCGGATGGGTAGGACAGAGTagactgtccttgtaaataagaatttgttctgaactgacttgcctagttgaataaagatTACATTAAGAGCGTAACATTTTTTTGAttctagtctaaccaatacccaaacagagattaagtgaaaataaaattctaattgatttatcaagaccagtccccattcttgtctcagagcagcgcaaaACGATGCTAAAAGTTGTAGGCTTTTGCTTcgaacttcaatatgctcttaaataaataaacacctacaccacttttaacagcacattactcaacatgagtgagactcatgtcgcctacgaTAGGCCTACACTACATCGAAAAATATGACGACACTtcgccaataattacatatagaggattgAAGGATTCTAAATTAAAAACAAAAGCCTCCTTGTGGGTTTCCCGGTGGCGGCCGACACGGGTATCAAACctgcatctgtagcaacacattTTGCACTGTGGGAGCCCCCATCCACTCTGGAGTCCcatccacaaagtatcaaaatacagagaggtgttggtaaaggtttattgtcctgctaatagcccataatgggctattataatactgtacatggtgtccaggtcaggataaccaaaacatttctttattaaagactatcagaaagaatgttagtacttatttattttgatccaaagtcatgaatgagtgagtcactcagctttgtGTAGGTGCCGCTATATGACGGTGTCATCAACTTGATAATATATAACGATATTTAAGGTTATTttgtttgaagaaaaaaaaaacgaaagaGCGATTGAaatctgaataaaggccaaaaCATGTATTTCTGTTTGAGGGAGAGAAGctctgagccaattgtgcgccgcccatgAAGGCCAATATATAGccctgctaatagccataatgacgctgtacaacgtgaccatgTGTGTTTAAAAGCatattttccagtaagcaaccATTTGTTTTACCTTCATTAGactactttgttccaatatttctttAATTCACTGACATTTATTCcaatagtaattcgttatggattcataactaaataaacatcaacattttgaaagaatgtttttattttattaacgaaaacaaagatgttgatgaaattctgtactgctgttttgagttagaaatgtaacacttcAGAGTACTTAAGCATCATGTTAGTCCCTCCCCAAGAAGACAGTATGTACCGTGAAGCAGAAGACAGTCCTGCAGTACGTACCGTGAAGCAGAAGACAGTCCTGCACTACGTACCGTGAAGCAGAAGACAGTCCTGCACTACGTACCGTGAAGCAGAAGACAGTCCTGCAGTACCTACCGTGAAGCAGAAGACAGTCCTGCAGTGCGTACCGTGAAGCAGAAGACAGTCCTGCAGTACCTACCGTGAAGCAGAAGACAGTCCTGCACTACGTACCGTGAAGCAGAAGACAGTCCTGCAGTACGTACCGTGAAGCAGAAGACAGTCCTGCAGTACGTACCGTGAAGCAGAAGACAGTCCTGCAGTACGTACCGTGAAGCAGAAGACAGTCCTGCAGTGCGTACCGTGAAGCAGAAGACAGTCCTGCAGTACGTACCGTGAAGCAGAAGACAGTCCTGCAGTACGTACCGTGAAGCAGAAGAAGTAGATGAGGACCAGGCTAGTACACATGGCCAGGTTGGCAACCAGAGAGAGGGGGGCCAGGTACTTCAGGTTGCGGGTGAACACCAAGAGTATAACAGCTGGCAGGAAACACAACATGTAGAGACGGGAGTCAAAGCTGGGGACGGTGATAGCCGTCTGGTTGTTGTGGCAGTTCATGGTTGTCCCGTTAGAAGCTTCCACCACCTTAAAGAAAGCCACAAAACAATGAACACCAGTTAGGGTATCCTTTTCACACTATCGTGGCAACCTAAATTGTATCTAGCATTTTCTTCACATTACCCTTCCCAGCAAAGCTCAAGCAACTGTGATGACAGGACCGGACAGAGGGCCGGACAGAGGGCATAGTATAGCTGAATAACAGCATGAGGAGAAGATCACTCCAAGCAGTGATGATAACATCCACATTGCTGGTACCTATATAGGAGTGATAATAACATCCAAACTGCTGGTATCGTGTCCTCTCCACACAGTGATGATAACATCCACACTGCTGGTACTGCTGGTATCTTGTCCACTCCAGTGATGATAACATCCAAACTGCTGGTATCGTGTCCTCTCCACACAGTGATGATAACATCTAAACTGCTGGTATCTTGTCCACTCCAGtgatgataacatacacactgcTGGTATCTTGTCCACTCCAGTGATGATAACATCTAAACTGCTGTTACTGCTCAGGAAGAAGTAAACACCACCACCTTTTGGCTAGTACTGTTTCTCACCACATATGAACATGACACCATGTCCCCCTACCTGTTTGATATTGTCACTGAGGAAGACGAAGTAGACACAGCAGAAACCCAGCTGGGTGATGATCAAAAACACGTTCACTATCCGCCTGAAGGAAAACAGGAAGAAAGGACCCAAATCAACCTCCGTTCTACACAGAGGGGACTGAAAACACAAGATATTAAAGGACCCAAATCAACCTCTGTTCTACACATTAGAAGGGACCCCCCACCCCAAACACTGAGGAGTGTTTATTGAATTGAACTCTTATTGAATAAAGGTCAAATCACAAGTCATAATATATAAGAATAAAGGGAGTTTGACTTGTTATTAAAGAATACATTTCATGATTATCACCTTCCTTTAGACACATGCTACTGTAGACGCATGCTACTGTAGACGCATGCTACTGTAGAGGCAATGCTACTGTAGACACATGCTACTGTAGACACATGCTACTGTAGACGCGTTCTATATTTACCTCCCCCATATTGAGTGCCTTCTCAGCCACGAGACATTCTCCATACCATACTGCACAGCATCGCCATAGTCCAGAAAGGGCTTGTTCAACCTAGAACAGAGGGACCATCACTCAGGGTAAAAGTGCTGACCTGGGATCAGGTCTACCCTGTCCATGGAACCTGAGCTGGGATCAGGTCTACCCTGTCCATGGAACCTGAGCTGGGATCAGGTCTACCCTGTCCATGGAACCTGAGCTGGGATCAGGTCTACCCTGTCCATGGAACCTGAGCTGGGATCAGGTCTACCCTGTCCATGGAACCTGAGCTGGGATCAGGTCTACCCTGTCCATGGAACCTGAGCTGGGATCAGGTCTACCCTGTCCATGGAACCTGAGCTGGGATCAGGTCTACCCTGTCCATGGAACCTGAGCTGGGATCAGGTCTACCCTGTCCATGGAacctgatctgggatcaggtctaCCCTGTCCATGGAACCTGAATCATTATggtctaaaaggctaaactgaatAATGGGCCCAGAATTCAACGACCATctaaacacaaaaacaaaaatgacCATACACAGTGTTGACCCCATGTTCACTAAACGTGACAGTGTTACTTCAGCTGGGGGCCTGGTACCTGGTCACTAGCGTGAGGAATCTGACAGTGGTATTAATATAGGTTAATCATGTGTGTAATCGTCTAATAGAGAACAGGGTTGTGAACAATGGATGTAGAATATTCTACAGAAATGAGAAGTACAGTGCATTCACACACCGTGCTCATTACGGTTTGGTTTGCTTGTATTACAAAATACAATGGTTTTCACTTCTCCTATAAAGGAAACTAACCGCACCAGATCAACAACATACCTTGCAGTCTGAACACACCCATAAGGGTGTGAACACAGTGGACCTATGACTGGCTTGGTTCGCTTCATTAAAAATCCTGCTTTATCCAATACTAGGCTTAAATGGCATAGATGCATTTAGGTGACTTTGACTTACGCTAATCTATGAACTGAACACATTTCACCATTCCAGTTTCCAGGACAACGTGAGAGATTTCCTCATAGACGTCAAACTCAAAAAAGAGGAAGTGCACAATGTGAAAGTACTGTACTTCTCTTCTTGATGCTCGACTCAAACTAGTTGCACAACAGTATCCACCACAATAGAATCCGTTTATTGAACAACTGAGGTGCACTGCAGGCAGAAGGTGTGAGAAAGGCTCCACTTACTTTACACTGAGGTGGTGGGAACAGATTACAAGCAGGTTCATACAGTGGACTGCTATTATCCCCATGGCAAACAGACTCAGAGGTCCTAactggaaaggaagagagaagatAAGTGTCATTAGGTGTTGTCCCATTGGGATTCTGTCATTAGGTGTTGTCCCATTGGGATTCTGTCATTAGGTGTTGTCCCATTGGGATTCTGTCATTAGGTGTTG is a window from the Oncorhynchus clarkii lewisi isolate Uvic-CL-2024 chromosome 14, UVic_Ocla_1.0, whole genome shotgun sequence genome containing:
- the LOC139366554 gene encoding proton-coupled amino acid transporter 1, yielding MTSNTDNRQDGPGPVLSRISASTSEEDVLCPTPPLPPGPDSQYERIGGQTGASFLQTLIHLLKGNIGTGLLGLPLAVRNAGLVLGPLSLFAMGIIAVHCMNLLVICSHHLSVKLNKPFLDYGDAVQYGMENVSWLRRHSIWGRRIVNVFLIITQLGFCCVYFVFLSDNIKQVVEASNGTTMNCHNNQTAITVPSFDSRLYMLCFLPAVILLVFTRNLKYLAPLSLVANLAMCTSLVLIYFFCFTNIPNRISLPKVGHAKDYPLFFGTAIFAFEGIGVVLPLENKMQKPQRFNMVLYLGMGIVTFLYISLGTIGYITFGEAIGGSITLNLPNCWMYQIVKLLYCFGIYITFALQFYVPAEILIPPVVSRVSERWKLTVDLLIRAALVVFTCVLAILIPQLDLVISLVGSISSSFLALIFPPLLQILTYHNEGLSPWVIVKNTLISVIGFIGFITGTYISITEIIKRNGRHDNLDVTFFQVQ